A section of the Pseudovibrio sp. M1P-2-3 genome encodes:
- a CDS encoding HNH endonuclease, with the protein MAELIGYDAVEDSTASEVPDVEGALSRAIVSRRERNPRNRLLCLRIHGSECRACGLNPEDSYRDAGSIIEVHHLEPISMLDRPRPYDPEKDLVPLCPNCHRAVHTRRPWPLSLDELAVKMGEVHG; encoded by the coding sequence ATGGCGGAACTTATTGGGTATGATGCCGTGGAAGATTCGACCGCGTCAGAAGTTCCGGATGTGGAAGGAGCCTTGAGCCGGGCGATAGTGTCGCGAAGGGAACGGAACCCGCGTAACAGACTGCTGTGCTTGCGCATTCATGGCTCGGAATGCCGTGCATGCGGGCTTAATCCCGAAGATTCCTATCGTGATGCCGGTAGCATTATCGAGGTGCATCACCTTGAACCGATTTCGATGTTAGACAGGCCTCGCCCCTATGATCCGGAGAAGGATCTAGTACCACTGTGCCCCAACTGTCACCGGGCGGTCCATACACGTCGTCCTTGGCCACTCAGCCTCGACGAACTAGCTGTAAAGATGGGGGAGGTTCATGGTTGA
- a CDS encoding antirestriction protein ArdA, with the protein MTIFYAQPYDISATGFFFETSEQFQERSSANRNDYGDPVEEYEIQFITGEDIDYELSQAWGINQANIAQFIEAEETWDDFDKIKFIIAVGECGCTFDPNTADADDYDVDIYHVDNLKELAEQFVDEGLFSEIPERIQYYLDFDLIARDLEADYTATIIAGERLAYRCG; encoded by the coding sequence ATGACTATCTTTTACGCTCAACCCTACGACATCTCAGCCACAGGCTTCTTTTTCGAAACATCCGAGCAGTTCCAAGAACGCTCCAGCGCCAACCGCAACGATTACGGCGATCCAGTCGAAGAATACGAGATCCAGTTCATCACTGGCGAAGACATCGACTACGAACTCTCCCAAGCTTGGGGCATCAACCAAGCCAACATCGCCCAATTCATCGAAGCCGAGGAAACATGGGATGACTTTGACAAAATCAAATTCATCATCGCAGTAGGCGAGTGCGGCTGTACCTTCGACCCCAACACCGCCGATGCCGACGATTACGACGTAGACATCTACCACGTCGATAACCTCAAAGAGCTAGCCGAACAATTCGTTGACGAAGGTCTGTTCAGCGAAATTCCAGAGCGCATCCAATACTACCTAGATTTTGACCTAATCGCCCGCGACCTAGAAGCGGACTACACCGCTACCATCATTGCCGGAGAACGCTTAGCCTACCGTTGCGGGTAG
- the dcm gene encoding DNA (cytosine-5-)-methyltransferase: MDRRHSGFRFIDLFAGIGGLRIGFDSIGGTCVYTSEWNKFSQQTYRANFGDEHPIDGDITQVHEASIPEHDVLLAGFPCQPFSIAGVSKKASLGRAHGFLDETQGTLFFDVVRIIRHHRPKAFLLENVKNLLSHDKGNTFRVIMHALDELGYSIDHKVINAKHWVPQRRERIFIVGFRRDVPTTFSLDDVAVPEGPNPLLSSILHPEDGGEVPEEPYTTGPDAKVSPKYTLTPKLWAYLQNYAAKHKAAGNGFGFGLCTPTSVARTLSARYYKDGSEILIDQLGKNPRRLTPRECARLMGFDRKGSNRPWEIVVSDAQAYRQFGNAVAAPVAIAIAEAMHPWITNTIALRSRREIFG; this comes from the coding sequence ATGGATAGAAGACATTCGGGCTTCCGATTCATTGATCTGTTTGCTGGCATTGGTGGGCTCCGCATCGGATTTGATAGTATCGGTGGAACATGTGTGTACACCAGCGAATGGAACAAGTTTTCGCAGCAAACATATCGTGCCAACTTTGGAGATGAGCATCCAATCGACGGTGACATTACCCAAGTGCATGAGGCGTCTATTCCGGAACATGATGTGCTTTTGGCGGGATTTCCATGTCAGCCATTTTCTATTGCGGGCGTTAGTAAAAAGGCGTCGCTTGGTCGCGCGCATGGGTTTCTCGATGAGACACAGGGTACTCTGTTCTTTGACGTTGTTCGGATTATACGACACCACAGACCCAAAGCCTTCCTTCTCGAAAATGTCAAGAATTTACTTTCCCATGATAAGGGTAATACTTTCAGAGTCATCATGCACGCACTGGATGAGCTCGGGTATTCAATAGATCATAAAGTGATCAACGCAAAGCACTGGGTACCTCAGCGTCGCGAACGGATTTTCATTGTTGGTTTCCGGCGAGATGTCCCAACTACTTTTTCCCTAGATGATGTTGCAGTCCCTGAGGGACCGAACCCACTTCTTTCCAGCATTCTTCATCCAGAGGATGGCGGAGAAGTTCCCGAGGAGCCTTACACAACGGGCCCCGATGCAAAGGTGTCTCCAAAATATACACTGACTCCCAAGCTTTGGGCTTACCTGCAAAACTATGCGGCTAAGCACAAAGCTGCCGGTAACGGGTTCGGGTTTGGGCTATGCACACCTACTAGCGTCGCTCGAACATTGAGTGCCCGATACTACAAAGACGGATCGGAAATTCTAATCGACCAGCTTGGAAAGAATCCTAGAAGGCTTACACCTCGTGAATGCGCACGTTTAATGGGATTTGACCGCAAAGGCTCCAACCGTCCTTGGGAAATAGTGGTTTCCGATGCACAAGCCTATCGTCAATTTGGCAACGCTGTTGCGGCCCCTGTTGCAATTGCAATCGCCGAGGCCATGCATCCTTGGATTACGAATACCATCGCCTTACGGTCTAGGAGAGAGATCTTTGGCTGA
- a CDS encoding IS630 family transposase (programmed frameshift), producing MGRPLSLDLRLRFKRLILSGMSGREAARRLLISPASGSRLARKVREGQSLIPVRTGRPKGGGKLEPYLSFLRELVNQDGDITLMELCDALFMAEGVRVHHTSVSKALRRLGYTYKKSLVATERGKLHVQNARDEWRHTRQPIMRDLPERLVFLDETSVKTNLTRLRGRAFKGERALDTAPFGRWQNQTFIAGLTHEGLIAPWVLDGAMNGKAFTTYITTQLAPCLHPKTVVILDNLSTHKVPEAARALRQSGCWFLFLPPYSPDLNPIEMAFSKLKAHLRRMKARTFETLIKALGDICDLFTPQECWNYFKAAGYVSV from the exons ATGGGCCGGCCACTTTCACTTGATTTACGCCTTCGCTTTAAAAGGCTCATTTTATCCGGGATGAGCGGGCGTGAAGCAGCACGCCGCCTGCTGATCTCTCCAGCATCAGGATCTCGCTTGGCCCGTAAAGTTCGGGAGGGGCAGAGTTTAATCCCGGTCAGGACAGGGCGCCCAAAGGGAGGCGGAAAATTGGAGCCCTACCTCTCCTTCTTGCGCGAGCTGGTCAATCAAGACGGAGATATCACGTTGATGGAGTTATGTGATGCACTTTTCATGGCTGAGGGAGTGAGGGTTCACCATACTTCCGTCTCCAAGGCTTTGCGCCGTCTTGGCTACACCTAT AAAAAATCGTTGGTGGCAACCGAGCGTGGCAAACTCCATGTACAAAATGCCAGAGATGAATGGCGCCACACCCGTCAGCCTATAATGCGTGATCTGCCTGAGAGACTGGTGTTTCTCGATGAAACCAGTGTTAAAACGAATTTAACCCGGCTGCGAGGCCGAGCCTTTAAAGGGGAACGAGCCCTTGACACAGCGCCGTTTGGACGCTGGCAGAACCAGACCTTTATCGCCGGTTTGACCCACGAGGGACTCATTGCGCCCTGGGTTCTGGACGGGGCCATGAATGGCAAGGCATTCACCACTTATATCACGACACAACTGGCTCCATGCTTGCACCCTAAAACGGTGGTCATTCTGGATAACCTGTCCACACACAAAGTTCCAGAAGCCGCAAGGGCCCTCAGACAAAGCGGGTGTTGGTTCCTTTTTCTGCCGCCCTATTCTCCTGATCTCAATCCTATCGAAATGGCGTTTTCCAAGCTCAAAGCACACCTACGCAGAATGAAAGCCAGAACCTTTGAGACCTTGATAAAGGCTCTGGGTGACATATGCGATCTGTTCACACCCCAAGAGTGTTGGAATTACTTCAAGGCAGCTGGATATGTTTCAGTATAA
- a CDS encoding ATP-binding protein, protein MELINEPDASRLIFGLRDTGYNFRTAAADIIDNSIAANANEVHVRIDITPDGRKYVYFGDDGDGMNEDEVHSAMRYGAPVRKNLASLGKFGLGLKTASSSVCRNFAVISRKNQEETLTKLAWDLDHVEETGKWEMRRDPLEQHELDTFEELCGDKGTLVVWSNCDRILSKHYDEPGGTK, encoded by the coding sequence ATGGAGCTGATTAACGAACCTGATGCATCACGATTGATATTTGGGCTGAGGGACACCGGATACAATTTTAGAACGGCAGCCGCGGATATCATCGATAACTCCATTGCGGCAAACGCCAACGAGGTGCATGTCCGTATTGACATTACACCGGACGGTCGCAAATACGTGTATTTCGGTGACGACGGCGATGGTATGAATGAAGATGAAGTACATTCTGCAATGCGGTATGGCGCGCCAGTTAGGAAGAATTTAGCAAGCCTCGGTAAGTTTGGTCTCGGCCTTAAAACAGCGTCAAGTTCAGTATGCCGTAACTTTGCAGTTATTTCCCGGAAAAACCAAGAGGAGACTCTAACAAAACTAGCTTGGGATCTCGATCATGTCGAGGAAACGGGCAAATGGGAAATGCGACGCGACCCTCTCGAGCAACACGAGCTCGATACTTTCGAAGAATTATGCGGAGATAAAGGGACACTGGTGGTTTGGTCGAACTGTGATCGGATCCTCTCAAAACACTATGACGAACCAGGTGGGACTAAATAG
- a CDS encoding DEAD/DEAH box helicase, which yields MVDLSRFPCSFLEIMRSPPEGYTISERILDAEILLDRVGGKITAQLVGIRNLKGRRQELSTPSHDHPWVVDGSVLRPLPSDAVKVFNAALNNADPERLDFKTAVHLLEDETGILPVTATARFQLSGGVVASNLPEKTDILGLNANLFPYQARGVQWMNQTIASTGGLILADEMGLGKTLQIIALLLLDPPSELAPALIVCPTSLIANWVREIKKFGPSLSVLVHRGPNRTGVFRGLQRSNLVITTYDTMVNDIAIFSAFEWSWVICDEAQAIKNPDSNRRQAIVSIPRQRTIPMTGTPVENTLMDLWSLMDFAIPGLLKSRKEFQAKYPDSLESAREIGKISDPVTLKRRVADVADDLPERIDIDLPLELGEALADYYRDVREETLARYPVAGALVATLQLQLVCAHPWLRQGRTDDEDGEFAEIERSAEQPLLTPKMERTVELLYEAFANGRKVIIFALFNRLGDLIREAGKDLPEAYWGAINGSTDQSDRQIIIDEFSAYGGPACLVLNPKAAGAGLNITAATIVIHYTPVWNPALEAQASARAHRRGQTLPVTIYRLFYEDTVERVMLDRSGWKHELGNEIMPMATRDREDFDRALAIEPRNS from the coding sequence ATGGTTGATCTCAGCCGATTTCCATGTTCATTCCTAGAAATTATGCGTTCTCCGCCAGAAGGATACACGATTTCCGAGCGAATACTTGACGCGGAAATACTGCTTGATCGTGTTGGTGGCAAGATCACGGCGCAACTTGTCGGCATAAGAAATCTCAAAGGACGTCGCCAAGAACTCTCTACCCCTTCCCATGACCACCCATGGGTCGTCGATGGAAGTGTCCTACGCCCTCTCCCCAGTGATGCCGTGAAGGTTTTTAATGCGGCTTTGAATAATGCGGATCCGGAACGTTTGGACTTCAAGACTGCCGTTCATCTTCTAGAGGATGAAACAGGGATCTTGCCGGTCACGGCAACAGCGCGTTTTCAATTGTCCGGAGGCGTGGTCGCCAGTAATTTGCCGGAAAAAACGGATATACTTGGGCTCAACGCGAATCTGTTCCCGTATCAGGCCAGAGGTGTGCAGTGGATGAACCAGACCATCGCATCCACGGGAGGTTTGATACTCGCTGACGAGATGGGCTTAGGCAAGACGTTGCAAATAATCGCCCTGCTGTTGCTTGATCCTCCTTCAGAGTTAGCCCCCGCACTAATTGTGTGCCCGACCAGCCTTATTGCAAACTGGGTTCGTGAAATTAAGAAATTCGGTCCTTCTCTATCTGTGCTCGTGCATCGCGGTCCAAACCGTACAGGTGTGTTCCGTGGGCTTCAGCGAAGCAACTTGGTGATCACGACGTATGATACCATGGTTAACGACATTGCAATCTTCTCAGCTTTCGAATGGTCGTGGGTCATTTGCGACGAAGCGCAGGCTATCAAGAACCCGGATTCTAATCGGCGCCAAGCGATCGTGTCTATTCCACGGCAACGAACGATCCCCATGACTGGCACACCGGTCGAGAATACGCTGATGGATCTCTGGTCACTCATGGATTTCGCGATTCCCGGGCTGTTAAAAAGCCGCAAGGAATTCCAAGCGAAATATCCGGACTCGCTCGAGTCCGCCCGAGAAATTGGCAAGATTTCTGACCCCGTAACCTTGAAGCGTAGGGTTGCAGATGTGGCGGATGACCTGCCTGAGCGGATTGACATCGACTTGCCTCTGGAACTGGGCGAAGCGCTTGCAGACTATTACCGCGACGTGCGGGAAGAAACACTGGCTCGATACCCTGTAGCTGGAGCGCTCGTCGCGACCTTGCAGCTGCAACTTGTTTGCGCGCATCCTTGGCTTCGCCAAGGGCGCACCGATGACGAGGATGGTGAATTTGCGGAGATCGAGCGCTCGGCGGAGCAACCTCTTTTGACCCCTAAGATGGAACGCACCGTGGAGCTTCTTTATGAAGCGTTCGCAAACGGTAGAAAGGTCATCATTTTCGCCTTGTTCAACCGGCTTGGGGATCTTATCCGCGAAGCAGGCAAGGACCTGCCTGAAGCTTATTGGGGTGCCATCAACGGATCCACTGATCAGTCCGATCGGCAAATTATTATCGACGAATTTAGCGCGTATGGCGGTCCAGCATGTTTGGTCCTCAACCCAAAGGCTGCCGGGGCCGGTCTCAATATCACCGCTGCAACCATCGTCATTCACTACACGCCAGTCTGGAATCCGGCTCTCGAGGCGCAAGCCAGCGCAAGAGCGCATCGCAGGGGCCAGACACTGCCAGTCACCATTTATCGCCTTTTCTATGAGGACACCGTAGAACGCGTAATGCTAGACCGGTCAGGGTGGAAGCATGAACTAGGCAATGAAATTATGCCAATGGCGACAAGGGACCGGGAAGATTTTGACCGGGCGCTCGCAATCGAACCGAGGAATTCATGA
- a CDS encoding NERD domain-containing protein, which translates to MARIYPRKLSVDVLKDPKRSAEVDVYERLRDQLPDSFYCYYSRSWHEADRNSTQEFDGEADFIVAHVELGLLFLEVKGGRVSCRESDGTWISRDRYDIPFKIKNPIEQAKRSKHHFLRRLRQTRQLRYRRITARHAAVLPNSARPNRALGPDAPLELFAFGDDIERLGDWVRSRMNENGATDDALGLDGIQVLEDMLSSHFELRSHIGVSLADDNRKIEALTAEQAWILDSLEDNSQQAISGGAGTGKTVLAVEKSIRSALSGHRTLLVCYNTPLAAHLNALTKRQENLTACGFHALCINLARQAGLSVPSTLEVADYETTLPELLLEAMETQPSFRFDTIVIDEGQDFYDTWLDTLKLCLKDVDQNEFYVFHDDNQTLYEANGSFIAALPTARYRLTRNLRNTKSIHSVMRKWYNGRATHAAGPEGQPVQWLEIRHRDLAIPTTNERIAFLIKSGQLDPSQIAVLTGSSIDPSAIPRRIGGAPVCNATDVRPGCVIFDTVRRFKGLSRPCVFVIQPELLNTAELRYVALSRANLLLNIVGTSTDLQDLASG; encoded by the coding sequence ATGGCACGCATATATCCTCGAAAACTATCCGTCGACGTTCTGAAGGATCCTAAACGTTCTGCTGAGGTCGACGTCTACGAACGCCTCCGAGATCAGCTTCCAGACAGTTTCTACTGCTACTATTCTAGGTCTTGGCACGAAGCAGATCGGAACAGCACACAGGAGTTTGATGGAGAGGCAGATTTTATTGTCGCTCACGTAGAGCTCGGCCTCTTATTCTTGGAAGTCAAGGGCGGCCGTGTCTCCTGCCGAGAAAGCGACGGTACTTGGATCTCCCGAGACCGCTACGACATTCCTTTCAAAATCAAGAACCCGATTGAGCAGGCAAAGCGCAGCAAACACCATTTCTTGCGCCGCCTGAGGCAGACACGTCAATTGCGATACCGCCGCATTACCGCGCGCCACGCAGCAGTCCTTCCTAACAGCGCAAGACCAAACCGGGCTTTGGGCCCGGACGCGCCTCTAGAGCTATTTGCTTTCGGTGACGACATTGAACGGCTCGGCGACTGGGTCCGAAGCCGAATGAACGAAAATGGCGCTACGGATGATGCCCTAGGTCTTGACGGAATCCAAGTGCTTGAGGATATGCTCTCTAGTCACTTCGAACTCCGGTCTCACATTGGCGTGAGCCTCGCCGATGACAATCGTAAGATCGAAGCACTCACTGCCGAGCAGGCTTGGATTCTGGATTCACTTGAGGATAATTCGCAGCAGGCGATCTCCGGTGGGGCGGGTACTGGAAAGACGGTCCTCGCGGTAGAGAAATCGATACGCTCCGCATTGTCCGGTCACCGCACCTTGCTGGTATGTTACAACACCCCTCTTGCAGCTCACCTGAATGCGCTAACCAAGAGGCAGGAGAACCTAACAGCCTGCGGCTTTCATGCATTATGTATTAACCTCGCGCGACAGGCCGGACTATCCGTGCCTTCAACTCTGGAAGTAGCAGATTACGAAACTACATTGCCCGAACTGCTGCTTGAAGCGATGGAGACTCAACCAAGTTTCCGCTTCGATACCATAGTAATTGACGAAGGACAGGACTTCTATGACACTTGGCTGGACACCCTAAAACTATGTCTTAAGGATGTAGACCAGAACGAGTTCTACGTCTTTCATGACGACAACCAAACCCTCTACGAGGCAAACGGTTCATTCATTGCCGCCCTACCAACTGCGCGCTACCGGCTCACGCGCAATCTGCGCAACACTAAGTCGATTCATTCCGTCATGCGCAAGTGGTACAACGGTCGCGCTACGCACGCGGCGGGACCTGAAGGACAACCCGTTCAGTGGCTGGAGATCCGCCACCGTGACCTCGCTATTCCTACGACGAACGAGCGTATTGCGTTTTTAATAAAATCCGGCCAGCTCGATCCTAGCCAAATAGCAGTTCTTACCGGTAGTTCGATAGACCCGAGCGCGATACCAAGGCGGATAGGCGGAGCACCTGTTTGCAACGCTACCGACGTAAGGCCTGGCTGCGTAATCTTTGACACTGTGCGACGTTTCAAAGGCCTATCCCGTCCTTGCGTGTTCGTGATCCAGCCTGAACTTTTGAATACTGCAGAGCTTCGCTACGTAGCGCTCAGTCGAGCGAATTTGCTGCTAAACATCGTCGGCACGTCAACCGATCTGCAGGATCTCGCCTCAGGTTAA
- a CDS encoding very short patch repair endonuclease → MAENSPVNRSELMSRIGSRDTAPELVVRRSLHAIGYRYRLHVRTLPGTPDVVLPRYKAVIFVHGCFWHCHPGCRHFRLPKSNRGFWKEKLNRNVERDREQVAQLRRMGWRVLTVWECATRENPIEKLVDNISQWLHSTNVLAQIPESQRI, encoded by the coding sequence TTGGCTGAGAATTCTCCGGTGAATCGTTCCGAGTTGATGTCTCGGATTGGTTCTCGGGATACAGCACCTGAGTTGGTTGTGCGGCGGAGTCTCCACGCTATAGGCTACCGCTACCGGCTTCATGTTCGAACACTACCAGGAACTCCTGACGTTGTCCTGCCGCGCTATAAAGCCGTGATTTTTGTTCATGGATGCTTCTGGCATTGCCATCCCGGTTGTCGGCATTTCCGTTTGCCAAAGTCGAATAGGGGCTTCTGGAAGGAGAAACTGAACCGCAATGTCGAGCGTGATCGGGAACAAGTTGCTCAATTGAGGCGAATGGGTTGGCGTGTTTTAACTGTATGGGAATGTGCGACGCGAGAGAATCCCATTGAAAAACTGGTTGATAATATCTCGCAATGGTTGCATAGCACGAATGTCCTTGCTCAGATACCTGAGAGCCAGCGCATTTGA
- a CDS encoding EcoRII N-terminal effector-binding domain-containing protein, translating into MTRTAFRKILSANDVGLTGGHQAGVLIPKGNTDLLGFLPPLDGGIKNPDAWINCVDDDGVMHRFRFVYYNNKLHDERGTRNEYRVTYMTAWFRNQNAKPGDAFEISRNRGNSDYHIRIIRAETEATPCPEGGAIRLRLKGWQRVH; encoded by the coding sequence ATGACGCGGACGGCCTTCAGAAAAATACTTAGCGCCAACGATGTTGGGTTGACCGGTGGACACCAAGCCGGTGTCCTTATTCCGAAGGGAAACACTGACCTTCTTGGCTTTCTGCCACCCTTGGATGGGGGTATCAAGAACCCCGACGCTTGGATTAATTGCGTTGATGACGATGGGGTTATGCACCGCTTTCGTTTCGTCTATTACAACAATAAGCTTCATGACGAAAGGGGAACGCGCAACGAGTATCGCGTTACTTATATGACGGCTTGGTTTCGGAACCAAAATGCCAAACCTGGTGACGCATTCGAGATCAGCCGCAATAGGGGAAACTCAGATTACCACATTCGGATCATTCGTGCCGAGACAGAAGCTACCCCGTGTCCGGAAGGTGGTGCGATTAGGCTCCGACTGAAAGGGTGGCAGCGGGTTCATTGA
- the mobF gene encoding MobF family relaxase: MVCTVAAGTQASYYLEEQAEYYTGGIEPSGVWCLQNELFGIKDGEKVQANNFRNLHEGLDLQGEPLGQTRGALQQRVTGYDLTFSAPKSVSVLWALADDKLRGKVEAAQEQAVRTALNTINDHAIFARRGKGGGALEKVALNAALFQHGEARAEKHNCGALRSDPQLHTHAVVLNVAQRGDGSWGALDGRHLFHWKMAAGATYRAALAHELTKRLGVEITETDEKGLFEIAGVPAEVRDAFSSRRVAIVSSLAKTGHNSSDRPDLAAHVAKTNRQSKNNQSETTGERDLRWRKEAEALGFSYNHVQACLDRQTPYGRNLDDRLIDTIGRLTETNSVFTTQDLVRQLGIEGVAARASLKEIDNARHKILRSDDIVALGRNEKGHEIFSTVKQIALEREVQSLARDGAQRQRYGLEQAKVIAHLSKTSLTGEQKQAVIRATTGSDICVVEGAAGAGKSFSLKSVAELYKREDNRVLGSAAAWKIANQLGEDCKIEARSTDSWLASAAHEKRFLDANTVLIVDEAGQLSSKQMHRILAAAKTAKAKVIFTGDQKQLQAIGAGLGLRLVAEQTSTFRIEAALRQRDQWARQAVSDFAVGRAKEAFAAFEENGKVHWASSEDAALQAVVSQWVPARSASSQETAIILAKTNAQVSKLNEVIRAHLKQAGELKGPDYDIKVASSSGRAAKLGISEGEHIRFTKRIDALGVINGTTTIISKVAQNRDGDLSAVVWLDNQPQRINLNQLVDEKGRIPIAHNYASTIYSAQGMTVDRAFVLADASFKRNEIYVAASRARIETQIILNKDTLERSVLNSMPLYQRTGMQLTRKELSGHLTKSWSRVSEKVNALEYLPEKTHSAERERTSDIEVQN; encoded by the coding sequence ATGGTCTGCACAGTCGCAGCGGGTACACAAGCAAGCTACTATCTCGAAGAACAAGCCGAATACTACACAGGAGGTATAGAGCCTTCTGGGGTCTGGTGCCTACAGAATGAGCTATTCGGTATTAAAGACGGCGAGAAGGTTCAAGCAAATAACTTTCGCAACTTGCATGAAGGGTTGGATCTGCAAGGTGAGCCGCTTGGACAAACGAGGGGAGCTCTACAACAGCGTGTGACTGGGTATGATCTCACCTTCAGCGCTCCCAAGTCCGTCTCCGTTTTGTGGGCGTTGGCTGACGATAAACTGAGGGGTAAAGTTGAAGCCGCTCAGGAACAAGCTGTTCGCACCGCTCTGAATACCATCAATGACCACGCTATATTTGCCAGGAGAGGGAAGGGTGGAGGTGCCCTTGAAAAGGTGGCGCTCAACGCAGCTTTGTTTCAACACGGGGAGGCGCGGGCGGAAAAGCACAACTGTGGGGCGTTGAGGTCAGATCCCCAACTTCACACTCATGCTGTTGTGTTGAACGTCGCCCAACGGGGCGACGGAAGCTGGGGTGCTCTGGACGGTCGGCACCTGTTTCATTGGAAAATGGCGGCAGGTGCTACCTACAGGGCTGCACTTGCACATGAGCTTACAAAGCGTCTTGGTGTTGAGATTACGGAAACCGACGAAAAGGGGCTTTTTGAAATAGCTGGAGTTCCTGCCGAGGTCAGAGACGCATTCAGCTCGCGCCGTGTTGCCATAGTCAGCTCTCTGGCCAAAACTGGACACAACTCCTCAGACAGGCCTGACCTTGCGGCACATGTTGCTAAAACAAACAGGCAGTCAAAAAACAATCAGTCAGAGACTACTGGTGAACGAGATTTGCGCTGGCGGAAAGAAGCTGAGGCCCTCGGGTTTAGTTACAACCATGTTCAAGCGTGCTTAGACCGGCAAACCCCCTACGGGAGAAATTTGGATGACCGGTTGATCGACACCATCGGCAGGCTTACAGAAACGAACAGCGTGTTCACCACGCAAGATCTTGTGCGCCAATTAGGGATTGAAGGCGTTGCTGCTAGAGCCTCTCTCAAGGAGATTGACAATGCCCGACACAAGATTTTGCGAAGTGATGATATTGTTGCGCTTGGCCGTAATGAGAAGGGGCACGAGATCTTCTCGACAGTGAAGCAGATAGCATTGGAACGCGAGGTGCAGTCTTTAGCGCGTGATGGAGCTCAGCGGCAGCGGTATGGGCTTGAGCAGGCAAAGGTTATTGCGCACTTGAGCAAAACCAGTCTTACCGGCGAGCAGAAACAGGCGGTTATACGGGCAACAACAGGCTCAGACATTTGTGTTGTCGAAGGCGCAGCAGGCGCGGGAAAAAGCTTCAGTCTGAAATCAGTTGCAGAGCTCTATAAGCGGGAAGATAACAGAGTGTTAGGCTCTGCTGCGGCTTGGAAAATCGCCAACCAACTCGGGGAAGATTGCAAAATAGAAGCCCGTTCCACGGACTCTTGGCTAGCCAGTGCAGCGCATGAGAAGAGATTCCTTGATGCCAATACGGTTTTGATTGTCGATGAGGCAGGTCAGCTATCCTCTAAGCAGATGCATCGGATCTTAGCAGCGGCAAAGACGGCGAAAGCCAAGGTCATATTCACCGGTGATCAGAAGCAATTGCAAGCGATTGGCGCTGGTCTTGGACTGCGGCTTGTAGCTGAACAAACCAGTACTTTTCGGATCGAGGCTGCTCTAAGACAAAGGGATCAATGGGCCAGACAAGCGGTGAGCGACTTTGCTGTTGGACGGGCAAAGGAAGCTTTCGCTGCCTTTGAAGAGAATGGCAAGGTGCATTGGGCCAGCAGTGAAGACGCAGCTTTGCAAGCCGTCGTCAGTCAATGGGTGCCAGCAAGATCCGCAAGCTCACAAGAAACTGCAATCATTCTTGCAAAAACCAATGCGCAAGTTTCCAAGCTGAATGAGGTGATCAGGGCGCATTTGAAACAAGCGGGAGAGCTCAAAGGACCCGATTATGATATAAAGGTTGCGTCGTCGTCAGGGAGAGCAGCGAAGCTGGGAATATCTGAAGGGGAGCATATACGCTTTACGAAGCGCATAGACGCATTAGGTGTGATCAATGGAACCACCACAATAATATCGAAGGTTGCGCAAAATCGTGATGGGGACCTCTCAGCGGTAGTCTGGCTTGATAACCAACCTCAACGTATCAATCTCAACCAGCTTGTAGATGAAAAGGGCAGAATACCCATCGCACATAATTATGCCTCTACCATATACTCTGCTCAAGGCATGACAGTGGATAGGGCATTTGTTCTGGCAGATGCCTCGTTCAAGAGAAACGAGATCTATGTGGCAGCAAGCCGAGCACGAATTGAGACACAGATTATATTGAACAAGGACACACTTGAACGATCCGTTCTGAATAGTATGCCGCTGTATCAGCGAACTGGTATGCAGCTCACCAGAAAAGAACTCTCAGGCCATCTGACAAAGTCTTGGTCTCGCGTAAGTGAAAAGGTTAACGCGCTTGAATATCTGCCCGAGAAAACGCACTCAGCTGAGAGGGAGAGAACTTCAGATATAGAAGTTCAGAATTGA